In Mesorhizobium sp. 113-3-3, a genomic segment contains:
- a CDS encoding ABC transporter substrate-binding protein, whose product MALSAPSARADEKISIMVGGYEKQIYLPAKLTEALGYFKDEGLDVELLNEPAGVDAENEMLAGAVQGVVGFYDHCIDLQAKGKFVESIVQFSQAPGEVELVSTKHPEIKSPADFKGKSLGVTGLGSSTNFLTEYLAIKNGLKLGDFTSVPVGAGTTFIAAMQQDKIQAGMTTEPTITRLLKTGEATVLIDMRTMEGTKAALGGTYPAASLYMQTDWVEAHKDIVQKLANAFVKTQKFINTHSGAEIADKMPKDYYVGDKEGYVKALDAGKAMFTPDGIMPEGGPETVLTVLSAFKKELQGKQIDLSKTYTSEFVKNAK is encoded by the coding sequence ATGGCCTTATCAGCGCCATCCGCACGCGCCGACGAAAAGATCTCCATCATGGTTGGCGGCTACGAAAAACAGATCTATCTGCCCGCCAAACTGACCGAAGCGCTCGGTTACTTCAAGGACGAGGGCCTCGACGTCGAGTTGCTGAATGAACCGGCCGGCGTCGACGCCGAAAACGAGATGCTTGCCGGAGCCGTGCAAGGGGTTGTCGGCTTCTACGATCACTGCATCGATCTGCAGGCGAAGGGCAAGTTCGTCGAATCCATTGTCCAGTTCAGCCAGGCGCCGGGCGAGGTCGAGCTTGTTTCGACCAAACATCCGGAGATCAAGTCACCCGCCGATTTCAAGGGCAAGAGCCTTGGCGTGACCGGCCTGGGCTCATCGACGAATTTTCTTACGGAATATCTTGCCATCAAGAATGGCTTGAAGCTCGGGGATTTCACCTCGGTACCGGTTGGCGCCGGCACCACCTTCATCGCCGCCATGCAGCAGGACAAGATCCAGGCCGGCATGACGACCGAGCCGACTATCACCCGGCTGCTAAAAACCGGCGAAGCGACCGTTCTTATCGATATGCGCACAATGGAGGGTACCAAGGCCGCGCTCGGCGGCACTTACCCAGCCGCATCCCTCTATATGCAGACCGACTGGGTCGAAGCGCACAAGGACATCGTGCAGAAGCTGGCCAATGCCTTCGTCAAGACGCAGAAGTTCATCAACACGCATAGCGGCGCCGAGATCGCCGACAAAATGCCGAAGGACTACTATGTCGGCGACAAGGAGGGCTACGTGAAGGCCCTCGATGCCGGTAAGGCGATGTTCACCCCCGACGGGATCATGCCCGAAGGAGGCCCGGAGACGGTACTGACGGTTCTTTCAGCCTTCAAGAAGGAACTGCAGGGCAAGCAGATCGACCTCTCAAAGACCTACACCTCGGAATTCGTCAAGAACGCCAAGTAG
- a CDS encoding ABC transporter ATP-binding protein — MAPEKTTPAIELINVSRRFLSPTGKSLTALRDFTMTVERGEFVAVVGPTGCGKSTTLNLVTGLASPSAGEVRVMGAPVKGIDPRIGFVFQSDALFPWRTVIENVMAGPLFRGRAKSDATAAARDWLARVGLSRFEHHYPHQLSGGMRKRVALAQTFINGPEILLMDEPFSALDVQTRVLMHEELLRLWSQARASVVFVTHDLEEAIALADKVYVLTAGPATVKSVYTIDLPRPRVVADIRYEQSFINYSRTIWADLKEEVETSYARAAA; from the coding sequence ATGGCCCCTGAAAAGACCACACCAGCGATCGAACTGATCAATGTCAGCCGTCGCTTCCTCTCGCCCACCGGCAAATCGCTGACGGCGCTGCGCGATTTCACCATGACCGTCGAGCGCGGCGAATTCGTTGCCGTTGTCGGTCCAACCGGTTGCGGCAAATCCACCACGCTCAACCTCGTAACGGGACTGGCAAGCCCAAGTGCCGGCGAGGTCCGGGTCATGGGCGCCCCCGTCAAGGGGATAGACCCGCGCATCGGCTTTGTCTTCCAGAGCGATGCCTTGTTCCCCTGGCGAACCGTGATCGAGAATGTGATGGCCGGTCCGCTGTTTCGCGGCAGGGCGAAGTCGGATGCCACGGCCGCGGCACGCGACTGGCTGGCGCGCGTCGGCCTGTCGCGTTTCGAGCACCATTATCCGCACCAGCTTTCCGGCGGTATGCGCAAGCGCGTGGCGCTCGCCCAGACCTTCATAAACGGCCCGGAAATCCTCCTGATGGACGAGCCATTTTCGGCGCTTGACGTACAGACGCGCGTGCTGATGCACGAGGAACTGCTGCGCCTGTGGTCGCAGGCAAGGGCTTCCGTGGTCTTCGTCACGCATGATCTCGAAGAGGCGATTGCGCTCGCCGACAAGGTCTATGTCCTGACCGCCGGGCCGGCCACGGTAAAATCGGTCTACACGATTGATCTGCCGCGCCCGCGCGTCGTCGCCGATATCCGCTACGAGCAGAGCTTCATCAACTATTCGCGCACGATCTGGGCCGACCTCAAGGAAGAGGTCGAGACCAGCTATGCGCGCGCCGCTGCCTGA
- the purN gene encoding phosphoribosylglycinamide formyltransferase, giving the protein MSRKRTVVLISGRGSNMTALIAAASDPAFPAEIVGVISDKADAAGLGIAKARGIATQVIARADHGSKQAHDAAIDAALTAFNAEIVALAGYMRILSPGFVQKWQGRMINIHPALLPAFKGLDTHVRALAAGLRIHGCTVHFVTSEMDDGPIIAQAAVPVMVGDNADTLAARVLKAEHRLYPLALGLVAEGKARMEAGRTVLAHFADDADNGTSVVMAPDPLREEADLEHLARITP; this is encoded by the coding sequence ATGAGCAGGAAACGCACGGTCGTCCTGATCTCGGGGCGCGGTTCCAACATGACCGCACTGATCGCCGCAGCCAGCGACCCGGCCTTCCCGGCCGAGATCGTCGGCGTGATTTCCGACAAGGCCGACGCCGCCGGCCTCGGCATCGCCAAGGCGCGCGGCATCGCCACCCAGGTCATTGCCCGAGCCGACCATGGCAGCAAGCAGGCGCATGACGCGGCGATCGACGCCGCGCTCACCGCCTTCAATGCCGAGATCGTGGCGCTGGCAGGCTACATGCGCATCCTCTCCCCTGGCTTCGTCCAGAAATGGCAGGGCCGCATGATCAACATCCACCCCGCCCTGCTGCCGGCATTCAAGGGTCTCGACACCCATGTGCGCGCGCTGGCCGCCGGTCTGCGCATCCATGGCTGCACCGTGCATTTCGTCACGTCCGAAATGGATGACGGACCGATCATCGCGCAAGCGGCCGTGCCGGTGATGGTCGGCGACAATGCCGATACGCTGGCTGCCCGGGTGCTGAAGGCCGAGCACCGGCTCTATCCGCTGGCGCTCGGGCTGGTTGCCGAAGGCAAAGCGCGCATGGAGGCCGGACGTACGGTGCTTGCCCACTTCGCCGACGACGCCGACAACGGCACCTCGGTGGTGATGGCGCCCGATCCGCTACGCGAGGAAGCCGACCTCGAGCATCTGGCGCGGATTACGCCCTGA
- a CDS encoding ATP-dependent helicase — MNLAAHDSTFLESTVAPAYLARLNDAQRQAVEHGDGKIAGPLLVIAGAGSGKTNTLAHRVAHLIVRGADPRRILLMTFSRRAASEMAKRVERIAGEVLGRDAAVITDALAWAGTFHGIGARLLRDYALEIGLDPAFTIHDREDSADLMNLVRHELGFSKTEARFPTKGTCLAIYSRAVNAQAPLGEVLGSAFPWCAGWAEQLKQLFAGYVEAKQAQNVLDYDDLLLYWAQMTAEPEIAAHLGGRFDHVLVDEYQDTNRLQASILMALKPDGAGLTVVGDDAQSIYSFRAAEVRNILDFPKQFPQAADVVMLERNYRSTETILAAANAVIGEASERFTKNLWSERKSTDKPRLVTVRDEVEQANFVCDTILAEREAGTALKSQAVLFRASHHSGPLEIELTRRNIPFLKFGGLKFLDAAHVKDVLAVLRFAENPRDRVAGFRVLQLMPGIGPSAAAQIVETMTTALDEAMGLAGWRPPQRAADDWPAFVSLYSGLRAGAKWPADLEQVRLWYEPHLERIHEDAITRRADLLQLEQIGSGYASRERFLTELTLDPPDATSDQAGPPHRDEDYLILSTIHSAKGQEWKNVFVLNTVDGCIPADLGVGTKEDIEEERRLLYVAMTRAKDSLNLVMPQRFFPHGQAARGDRHLYASRTRFIPASILGAFQQMSWPGAQAAEGRTPRPEVRVDIGARMRGMWK; from the coding sequence ATGAACCTCGCCGCCCATGATTCGACCTTTTTGGAATCGACTGTCGCGCCCGCCTATCTCGCGCGGTTGAACGACGCCCAGCGCCAGGCGGTCGAGCATGGTGACGGCAAGATCGCCGGGCCGTTGCTGGTCATTGCCGGCGCCGGCTCGGGCAAGACGAACACGCTGGCGCATCGCGTCGCCCATCTCATCGTCAGGGGCGCCGATCCGCGCCGCATCCTGCTGATGACCTTTTCGCGGCGCGCCGCCTCCGAAATGGCCAAGCGCGTCGAGCGCATTGCCGGCGAGGTGCTCGGCCGCGACGCCGCCGTCATCACCGATGCGCTGGCCTGGGCCGGCACCTTCCACGGCATCGGCGCACGGCTGTTGCGCGACTACGCGCTGGAGATAGGCCTCGACCCGGCCTTCACCATCCACGACCGTGAGGATTCCGCCGACCTGATGAATCTCGTGCGCCACGAGCTCGGCTTCTCCAAGACGGAGGCGCGCTTCCCGACCAAGGGCACTTGCCTTGCCATCTATTCGCGCGCCGTCAACGCGCAGGCGCCGCTTGGCGAGGTGCTCGGATCCGCCTTCCCTTGGTGCGCCGGCTGGGCCGAGCAATTGAAGCAGCTGTTCGCCGGTTACGTCGAGGCCAAGCAAGCGCAGAACGTGCTCGATTACGACGATCTGCTGCTCTACTGGGCGCAGATGACGGCCGAGCCGGAAATCGCGGCGCATCTGGGCGGTCGATTCGACCATGTGCTGGTTGACGAATACCAGGACACCAACCGGCTGCAAGCCTCGATCCTGATGGCGCTGAAGCCCGACGGCGCCGGGCTGACGGTGGTTGGCGACGATGCGCAGTCGATCTATTCGTTCCGCGCCGCCGAGGTGCGCAACATCCTCGATTTTCCAAAGCAATTCCCACAGGCCGCCGATGTGGTGATGCTGGAGCGCAACTACCGCTCGACAGAGACCATTCTGGCCGCCGCCAATGCGGTGATCGGCGAGGCCTCCGAACGCTTCACCAAGAACCTCTGGTCAGAGCGCAAATCCACCGACAAGCCAAGGCTGGTCACCGTGCGCGACGAGGTCGAGCAGGCGAACTTCGTCTGCGACACGATCTTGGCCGAGCGCGAGGCCGGCACGGCGCTCAAATCGCAGGCGGTGCTGTTTCGCGCTTCGCATCACAGCGGGCCGCTGGAAATCGAGCTGACGCGGCGCAACATTCCCTTCCTCAAATTCGGCGGGCTGAAATTCCTCGATGCCGCCCATGTCAAGGATGTGCTGGCGGTGTTGCGCTTTGCCGAAAATCCGCGCGACCGCGTCGCCGGTTTCCGCGTGCTGCAGCTGATGCCGGGGATCGGCCCTTCGGCCGCCGCGCAGATTGTCGAGACGATGACCACGGCGCTGGACGAGGCGATGGGGCTGGCCGGCTGGCGCCCGCCGCAACGTGCCGCCGATGACTGGCCGGCCTTTGTCTCGCTTTACTCCGGCCTGCGGGCCGGCGCCAAATGGCCGGCCGATCTTGAACAGGTCAGGCTCTGGTACGAGCCGCATCTGGAACGTATCCATGAGGACGCCATCACGCGCCGCGCCGACCTCTTGCAGCTCGAGCAGATCGGCTCGGGCTACGCCTCGCGCGAGCGGTTCCTGACGGAATTGACGCTCGATCCGCCGGATGCGACCAGCGACCAGGCCGGACCGCCGCATCGCGACGAGGACTATCTGATCCTGTCGACCATCCATTCGGCCAAGGGCCAGGAGTGGAAGAACGTCTTCGTGCTCAACACCGTCGATGGCTGCATTCCAGCCGATCTCGGCGTCGGCACCAAGGAGGACATCGAGGAGGAACGCCGGCTGCTCTACGTGGCGATGACGCGGGCCAAGGACAGCCTCAATCTCGTCATGCCGCAGCGCTTCTTTCCGCACGGCCAGGCCGCGCGCGGCGACCGCCATCTCTACGCCTCGCGCACCCGCTTCATTCCGGCCTCGATCCTTGGCGCGTTCCAGCAGATGTCGTGGCCGGGCGCGCAAGCGGCTGAGGGCAGGACGCCCCGGCCGGAGGTGCGCGTCGATATTGGCGCGCGCATGCGCGGCATGTGGAAATAG
- a CDS encoding SixA phosphatase family protein, whose protein sequence is MKQLLLLRHAKSSWDDLALDDFDRPLAPRGLKAAKLMGRELAARDWLPDQVLVSSALRTRDTWRLVAQELPAHPRPVFAEALYEASAADILIQIRKVDPSSGCLAVVGHNPGLEDLAKQLAGSGSEAKAHKRLEEKFPTAALARFVFDSDWSGLSVARLTHCLRPKDLS, encoded by the coding sequence ATGAAACAACTACTCCTTCTTCGCCACGCCAAGTCGAGTTGGGACGACCTTGCTCTCGATGATTTCGACCGGCCGCTCGCGCCGCGCGGATTGAAAGCGGCCAAATTGATGGGGCGCGAGCTTGCGGCGCGCGACTGGCTGCCGGATCAGGTGCTGGTGTCGTCGGCGCTGCGCACCCGCGACACCTGGCGGCTGGTCGCCCAAGAACTGCCGGCGCATCCCCGTCCCGTGTTTGCCGAGGCCCTCTACGAGGCTTCGGCGGCGGATATTCTGATCCAGATTCGTAAAGTCGACCCATCCAGCGGCTGCTTGGCGGTGGTCGGCCACAATCCGGGCCTGGAGGATCTTGCGAAACAGCTTGCCGGATCAGGCTCGGAGGCCAAGGCTCACAAGAGGCTGGAGGAAAAATTCCCGACGGCAGCCCTCGCGCGCTTTGTCTTCGACAGCGACTGGTCCGGCCTGTCGGTCGCAAGACTGACGCATTGCCTGCGCCCGAAGGATCTGAGCTAG
- a CDS encoding sensor histidine kinase, with protein sequence MRINSLRLQLLAWVVLPLVGLVTINLWTSHRNALATADLVTDRMLMGSARAIAERVAVSEGVLDATIPPAALEMFDTGDRDSVYYHVKAAGGRLLTGYPDLPEAVKYPGTEATYRDHLLRLLTYSHTVVGAGEDSPISVTVGVTLAGHDAMVRRLWLGAFAQQLALVAIAGLFVLLGLHRGLAPLIRLRDAVRSPSRSDLDPVEVPGAQNEIRPLIDALNAYMARVRAQMAAQRRFIANAAHQLRTPLALLSTQASYALRETVPDARQEALVALQASSGRLARLAEQLLTLSRAEPGSRRPRADRIDLTVAARDVLETQAPLAISRNIDLGLEETGPVPVIGDGTMLREMIVNLVDNAVRYSSSGGSVTVRLAAVDGEALLTVADDGPGIPVDERDHVFERFYRIAGSTEEGSGLGLAIVREVVENAGGRVTLGDGAAGGLVVEVRLPLASS encoded by the coding sequence ATGAGGATTAACAGTCTCCGCTTGCAGCTGTTGGCCTGGGTTGTATTGCCGCTCGTTGGGCTCGTCACCATCAATCTGTGGACCAGCCATCGCAATGCGCTGGCGACCGCGGATCTCGTCACCGATCGCATGCTCATGGGCTCGGCGCGGGCCATCGCCGAACGTGTCGCCGTGAGCGAAGGCGTGCTCGACGCCACGATACCGCCGGCGGCGCTCGAGATGTTCGACACCGGTGACCGCGACAGCGTCTATTACCATGTCAAGGCTGCCGGAGGGCGGCTGCTGACCGGCTATCCCGACCTGCCGGAGGCGGTAAAGTATCCCGGCACCGAGGCCACCTATCGGGATCATCTGCTGAGATTGCTCACTTACAGCCATACTGTGGTCGGCGCCGGAGAGGACTCGCCGATATCCGTTACCGTTGGCGTCACGCTTGCCGGACACGATGCCATGGTCCGGCGTCTCTGGTTGGGCGCCTTTGCCCAGCAGCTGGCGCTGGTGGCGATTGCCGGCTTGTTCGTTCTGTTGGGCCTGCATCGTGGCCTTGCGCCTTTGATCCGGCTGCGCGACGCGGTGCGTTCGCCCAGCCGCAGCGATCTCGACCCGGTCGAGGTGCCGGGTGCTCAAAACGAGATCCGCCCGCTGATCGATGCCCTGAACGCCTATATGGCGCGGGTGCGGGCCCAGATGGCGGCGCAACGACGGTTCATCGCCAATGCCGCGCACCAACTTCGTACGCCCCTGGCGTTGCTGTCGACGCAAGCGAGCTATGCGCTTCGCGAAACTGTCCCCGATGCGCGCCAGGAGGCGCTGGTGGCGCTGCAAGCAAGCTCCGGCAGGCTGGCGCGGTTGGCCGAACAGTTGCTCACCCTGTCGCGGGCGGAACCGGGCAGCCGACGGCCGCGCGCCGACCGCATCGACCTGACCGTGGCCGCCCGAGACGTGCTGGAAACGCAAGCGCCGCTGGCAATCAGTCGCAACATCGATCTCGGCCTCGAGGAGACCGGCCCTGTGCCGGTCATCGGCGACGGCACCATGCTGCGCGAGATGATCGTCAATCTCGTCGACAATGCGGTGCGCTATTCCTCGTCAGGCGGCAGCGTCACGGTGAGGCTGGCGGCCGTCGACGGCGAAGCCCTGCTGACGGTCGCCGACGACGGACCCGGCATTCCCGTGGACGAGCGGGACCATGTATTCGAACGTTTCTACCGCATCGCCGGTTCGACCGAGGAAGGCAGCGGGTTGGGGCTCGCCATCGTGCGCGAGGTCGTCGAAAACGCCGGCGGCCGCGTCACCCTAGGGGATGGCGCGGCCGGCGGTCTGGTGGTTGAGGTCAGGCTGCCGCTGGCAAGCAGTTGA
- a CDS encoding response regulator, whose translation MRLLLVEDNRELADWLGKTLRQANYVVDIVHDGEDVEHALAAGDHALVILDLALPRMGGLEVLRRLRARGNRVPVIVLTANASLDGRVKGLNEGADDYLAKPFQIEELEARIRAQLRRANDRTAPVVACGDLIFDTNTRLFSLAGEPLALTPREHAVLEQLMVKAGRTVSKAALSAAIYDFETDADPSAIEIYVHRVRKKLEGSRVQIATLRGLGYLLRHDDTAP comes from the coding sequence ATGCGACTGCTGCTTGTTGAAGACAATCGCGAACTGGCCGACTGGCTGGGCAAGACCCTGCGCCAGGCAAATTATGTGGTCGACATCGTCCATGACGGCGAGGATGTCGAGCATGCGCTGGCAGCGGGCGATCATGCGCTTGTCATCCTCGACCTGGCACTGCCGCGCATGGGCGGCCTGGAGGTGCTGCGCCGGCTGCGGGCGCGCGGCAACCGGGTGCCGGTGATCGTGCTGACCGCCAATGCCAGCCTCGACGGCCGGGTCAAGGGCCTCAATGAAGGCGCCGACGACTATCTGGCCAAGCCTTTCCAGATCGAGGAACTCGAGGCTCGTATCCGGGCACAGCTGCGACGCGCCAATGACCGGACCGCGCCTGTCGTTGCCTGCGGCGATCTCATCTTCGACACCAACACAAGGCTGTTTTCGCTCGCCGGTGAGCCACTGGCGCTCACCCCCCGCGAACACGCGGTGCTGGAGCAATTGATGGTGAAGGCCGGGCGCACGGTGAGCAAGGCAGCGCTTTCGGCGGCGATCTACGATTTCGAGACCGATGCCGACCCCAGCGCCATCGAGATCTATGTGCATCGCGTGCGCAAGAAGCTCGAAGGGTCGCGGGTCCAGATCGCCACCTTGCGGGGCCTCGGCTATCTCTTGCGCCACGACGATACGGCGCCATGA
- the dapB gene encoding 4-hydroxy-tetrahydrodipicolinate reductase, translating into MAQPPIRIAIAGALGRMGRQMAEAVQADPRLALAARFHRPGSVCDWLVSRDEALAMADVVIDFTTPAASADLANFCAKRGGPALVIGSTGFDAAELAAIAGAAKTIPIVRSGSYSLGLNMLVGLVEQAARAFDPQDWDAEIFEAHHRHKIDAPSGTALMLGQAVAGERGVALEPVARRVRDGVTGARPAGEIGFAVVRGGSIVGEHSVSFCAEGELVTLSHTAGDRIMFARGAIAAALWVSGRPPGEYDMRDVLGFDR; encoded by the coding sequence ATGGCGCAACCGCCGATCCGGATTGCCATCGCCGGCGCGCTCGGCCGCATGGGCCGCCAGATGGCGGAGGCCGTGCAGGCCGATCCGCGGCTGGCGCTTGCCGCCCGCTTCCATCGTCCGGGCAGTGTCTGCGACTGGCTGGTGAGCCGCGACGAGGCGCTTGCCATGGCCGATGTGGTGATCGACTTCACCACGCCGGCCGCTTCGGCAGATCTGGCGAACTTCTGCGCGAAGCGCGGTGGACCGGCCTTGGTGATCGGGTCCACCGGTTTCGATGCCGCCGAACTGGCTGCCATCGCCGGCGCCGCGAAAACGATTCCCATTGTGCGCTCCGGCAGCTATTCGCTCGGCCTCAACATGCTGGTCGGGTTGGTCGAGCAGGCAGCGAGGGCATTTGATCCTCAGGATTGGGATGCCGAGATTTTCGAGGCGCATCATCGCCACAAGATCGATGCGCCGTCGGGCACCGCGCTGATGCTGGGACAGGCCGTCGCCGGCGAACGCGGTGTCGCACTGGAGCCGGTCGCCAGGCGCGTCCGCGACGGCGTCACCGGCGCGCGGCCGGCTGGCGAGATCGGTTTTGCGGTGGTTCGCGGTGGCAGCATCGTCGGCGAACACAGCGTCAGCTTCTGTGCCGAAGGCGAGCTCGTCACCTTGTCGCATACTGCCGGCGACCGCATCATGTTCGCCCGTGGCGCCATCGCCGCGGCACTTTGGGTGTCGGGACGCCCGCCCGGCGAATACGATATGCGCGACGTGCTTGGGTTTGACCGCTGA
- a CDS encoding ABC transporter permease: protein MTDAAIDIRAGAFKPGTSDAEIEAAAAKAATHRRHTVMFWRVAILLAFLGLWEVAARKAWIDPFFYAMPSAIAQRLYEWTTEGTSEGPLWYHLYVTMEESVIGFVTGSVAGIIIGVALGRNRMAADIFSIYIKVINSIPRVVLAPIFIMILGLGLASKVALAFVMVFFVVFHNAFQGVREADRAMIANARILGASNWQLTRSVIVPSAMSWIFASLHVSFGFAIIGAIVGEFVGARFGIGLLINIAKGSFDAAGMYAAIVIVMVVALGAEYLMTMVEDRLAKWRPQPLHETQ from the coding sequence ATGACCGATGCCGCCATCGACATCAGAGCAGGGGCTTTCAAGCCTGGCACTTCAGACGCCGAAATCGAAGCGGCCGCCGCGAAGGCGGCAACGCATCGCCGCCACACCGTGATGTTCTGGCGGGTCGCCATCCTCCTTGCCTTTCTCGGCCTTTGGGAAGTCGCCGCGCGCAAGGCCTGGATCGATCCGTTCTTCTACGCAATGCCGAGCGCGATCGCGCAGCGGCTCTATGAATGGACGACCGAAGGAACGTCCGAGGGACCTCTCTGGTATCATCTCTATGTCACCATGGAGGAGTCGGTCATCGGCTTCGTGACGGGTTCGGTCGCTGGTATCATCATCGGCGTCGCGCTCGGTCGCAACCGGATGGCCGCCGACATTTTCTCGATCTACATCAAGGTCATCAATTCCATTCCGCGCGTGGTTCTGGCGCCGATCTTCATCATGATCCTCGGCCTCGGCCTCGCCTCGAAAGTGGCGCTTGCCTTCGTGATGGTTTTCTTCGTCGTCTTCCACAATGCCTTCCAGGGCGTGCGGGAAGCCGACAGGGCCATGATCGCCAACGCTCGCATCCTTGGCGCGTCAAACTGGCAATTGACCCGCTCGGTGATTGTCCCTTCGGCGATGAGCTGGATCTTCGCCAGCCTGCATGTCAGTTTCGGCTTTGCCATCATTGGCGCGATCGTCGGCGAGTTCGTTGGTGCGCGCTTCGGCATCGGCCTGCTGATCAACATCGCCAAGGGGTCCTTCGACGCCGCCGGCATGTACGCCGCGATCGTCATCGTCATGGTGGTGGCACTCGGTGCCGAATATCTGATGACCATGGTCGAGGACCGCCTGGCGAAGTGGCGTCCCCAGCCGCTGCACGAGACGCAGTGA
- a CDS encoding DUF680 domain-containing protein, producing the protein MTKIALTAAALLVATGTAFAGSDNYGSNNVNQPAVSQSYSDIDTTHTGSIAKSVKVQGDANANVPAQSGQGIWGR; encoded by the coding sequence ATGACCAAGATCGCTCTTACCGCCGCCGCCCTCCTCGTCGCCACGGGCACCGCTTTTGCTGGCAGCGACAATTATGGCTCCAACAATGTCAACCAGCCGGCTGTCAGCCAGTCGTACTCCGACATCGACACCACGCATACCGGTTCGATCGCGAAGTCCGTAAAGGTACAGGGCGACGCCAATGCCAACGTGCCGGCTCAGTCGGGCCAGGGCATCTGGGGCCGTTAA
- a CDS encoding DUF680 domain-containing protein, with amino-acid sequence MTKIALTAAAILVATGTAFAGSDNYGSANVNQPAAAVDHSVTASTSKSTVTVPAQAPQGADRNLFGR; translated from the coding sequence ATGACCAAGATCGCTCTTACCGCCGCCGCCATCCTCGTTGCCACGGGCACCGCTTTCGCCGGCAGCGACAATTATGGCTCGGCCAACGTCAATCAGCCCGCTGCTGCGGTCGACCATTCGGTCACCGCTTCGACCTCGAAGTCGACCGTGACCGTCCCGGCCCAGGCTCCGCAGGGCGCTGACCGCAACCTCTTCGGCCGCTGA
- a CDS encoding DUF680 domain-containing protein has translation MTKIALTAAAILVATGTAFAGSDNYGSNNVNQPAVTAPAANIDHSHTASIRKPVEHHGFKLTPDSVQPDSGQGIWGN, from the coding sequence ATGACCAAGATCGCACTTACCGCTGCTGCCATCCTCGTTGCCACGGGCACCGCTTTCGCCGGCAGCGACAATTATGGCTCCAACAATGTCAACCAGCCGGCCGTCACAGCGCCCGCTGCCAACATTGACCACAGCCATACGGCTTCTATCCGCAAGCCGGTAGAGCATCACGGCTTCAAGCTGACGCCCGATTCAGTCCAGCCGGATTCCGGCCAGGGGATCTGGGGTAACTGA
- a CDS encoding DUF680 domain-containing protein gives MTKIALTAAAILVATGTAFAGSDNYGSANVNQPAATVDHSVTASTSKSTATVQAQAPQGADRNLFGR, from the coding sequence ATGACCAAGATCGCTCTTACCGCCGCCGCCATCCTCGTTGCCACGGGCACCGCTTTCGCCGGCAGCGACAATTATGGCTCGGCCAACGTCAACCAGCCCGCAGCCACTGTCGACCATTCGGTCACTGCTTCGACCTCGAAGTCGACCGCGACCGTCCAGGCCCAGGCTCCGCAGGGCGCTGACCGCAACCTCTTCGGCCGCTAA
- a CDS encoding DUF680 domain-containing protein — MNKIAIAVTAILLATGGAFAGSDHYGSDNANQPVASVAGVDHAVTGAVKNTDVAGHTAADTRMKTNTDWPESGQGIWGN, encoded by the coding sequence ATGAACAAGATTGCTATCGCTGTCACCGCCATCCTGCTTGCAACCGGCGGCGCTTTTGCCGGCAGCGACCATTATGGCTCCGACAATGCCAATCAGCCGGTAGCCTCGGTCGCCGGCGTGGATCATGCCGTCACCGGCGCGGTCAAGAACACGGATGTGGCCGGGCACACGGCAGCCGACACCAGGATGAAGACCAACACCGACTGGCCGGAATCCGGCCAGGGTATCTGGGGCAACTGA